Proteins encoded in a region of the Scomber scombrus chromosome 16, fScoSco1.1, whole genome shotgun sequence genome:
- the sp4 gene encoding transcription factor Sp4, giving the protein MSDSKKESSGSEGGKASKKGKSSGSQDSSQPSPLALLAATCSKIGGQGGVEGAQAQQIQVQAGQIQLQAGQLQGQIVVDTAGGQALVPQQLELVPAQFTGNGWQIITAGPTMAKENTNQPVAVTVATTLANDSSPGGRKVKAIGGINSSAANQHQQHQHQHQQHQQQQQFQIIQVQNLPNAGGGVQYQVIPHLQTADGQQIHISPAQTASIGALQEHVQLIQTQSPGQTQAILQPANQQTILTSTANQTVPLQIRPAQSFPLQLQTLQSSQTPVMTTVPINLGGMTLALPVINNVGGGGAVQLIQSADGTFSVANGNQLVTTAVSGAAPAAVSTGSTMAVAEGDSVSDGTQVVSAGSESGTADTQIQTSEADSQSQNQANGLQNQTDTAGTIQQVIVGQVGHQLVQQIQLQPQSQSQGHAQGQQQPQHIQTLQLAPGQTLQPIQAFQNPAQVLIRTPTLSPSGQITWQTLQLPGGVSLQGGLGTAMPQQLTLAPMAGGTTVGSGGLVSLSGAPLTLSAAQINPGSGVQTVSIAGLGSTGVQVQGVPLTITGLQGQPQGQDGVKAPVTVTVGNVASGSAMSPDQLGSVQSSSDLEGQPSKRLRRVACSCPNCRDGEGRNSGDPTKKKQHICHMEGCGKVYGKTSHLRAHLRWHTGERPFVCNWIFCGKRFTRSDELQRHRRTHTGEKRFECPECSKRFMRSDHLSKHIKTHQNKKGGAAVAIITTEDMEEDAAEGLGASPQIVAVATLSRDSDPATPTTSNHLEEEEEFE; this is encoded by the exons ATGAGTG ACTCGAAGAAGGAATCATCTGGATCAGAAGGAGGGAAAGCATCTAAAAAGGGGAAGAGCTCTGGATCACAG GATTCCTCTCAGCCCTCTCCGTTGGCTCTGCTAGCGGCCACCTGCAGTAAGATCGGAGGGCAGGGGGGAGTGGAAGGGGCCCAGGCCCAGCAGATCCAGGTCCAGGCTGGGCAGATCCAGCTGCAGGCCGGTCAGCTCCAGGGTCAGATAGTGGTGGACACAGCTGGGGGCCAGGCCCTGGTACCCCAGCAGCTGGAACTGGTCCCAGCTCAGTTCACGGGGAACGGTTGGCAGATCATTACAGCAGGGCCTACTATGGCCAAGGAGAACACCAATCAGCCTGTTGCTGTGACGGTGGCCACCACCTTGGCTAATGACAGCTCACCTGGCGGACGCAAG GTGAAAGCAATTGGTGGGATCAACAGCAGTGCAGCTaatcagcatcagcagcatcagcatcagcatcagcagcatcagcagcagcagcagttccaAATAATCCAGGTTCAGAACCTGCCCAATGCTGGGGGCGGGGTCCAGTATCAGGTCATCCCTCACCTGCAGACTGCAGATGGACAGCAGATCCATATCAGCCCAGCTCAGACAGCCTCCATTGGGGCTCTACAGGAGCATGTTCAGCTCATCCAGACCCAGAGTCCAGGCCAGACCCAGGCCATTCTCCAGCCAGCCAACCAACAGACCATCCTGACAAGTACAGCCAATCAGACGGTTCCGTTACAGATCCGCCCTGCCCAGTCTTTCCCACTGCAGCTGCAGACTCTACAGAGCTCCCAGACTCCTGTTATGACCACGGTACCCATAAACCTCGGTGGCATGACCCTGGCTTTGCCTGTGATCAATAATGTTGGAGGGGGCGGGGCCGTGCAGCTTATCCAATCCGCAGATGGCACGTTCTCTGTTGCCAATGGCAACCAGCTGGTAACAACAGCAGTGTCCGGGGCGGCTCCTGCTGCAGTATCAACTGGATCGACAATGGCAGTAGCCGAAGGTGACAGCGTATCTGATGGGACACAAGTGGTTTCTGCTGGATCTGAGAGTGGAACAGCTGACACCCAAATACAGACCAGTGAGGCAGACTCACAAAGCCAGAACCAGGCCAATGGGCTGCAGAACCAGACAGATACAGCAGGAACAATTCAGCAGGTGATCGTGGGCCAGGTGGGGCACCAGTTGGTGCAGCAGATCCAGCTGCAGCCACAGTCTCAGAGTCAGGGTCATGCTCAGGGCCAGCAGCAACCTCAGCACATTCAGACCCTCCAGCTTGCCCCAGGACAAACCCTGCAGCCCATCCAGGCCTTCCAAAACCCAGCCCAGGTCCTTATTCGCACCCCGACTCTGTCTCCTTCTGGGCAGATCACCTGGCAGACACTGCAGCTGCCCGGTGGAGTCTCCCTGCAGGGCGGCCTGGGGACAGCCATGCCACAGCAGTTGACACTGGCCCCTATGGCCGGTGGGACAACAGTGGGGAGTGGAGGGCTGGTCTCCTTAAGTGGAGCTCCCCTAACGCTGAGTGCAGCTCAGATCAACCCGGGGTCTGGGGTACAGACGGTCAGCATTGCAGGGCTGGGCAGCACCGGGGTTCAGGTGCAGGGTGTGCCCCTCACCATTACTGGTCTACAGG GTCAACCACAGGGTCAGGATGGGGTCAAAGCTCCTGTGACGGTCACTGTGGGCAACGTGGCATCGGGTTCAGCAATGAGCCCAGACCAGCTGGGATCCGTTCAGAGTTCTTCAGACCTGGAGGGACAGCCCAGCAAGAGGCTTCGTCGTGTCGCCTGCTCTTGTCCGAACTGCAGGGATGGAGAAGGAAG GAACAGCGGGGACCccacaaagaaaaagcagcacatCTGCCACATGGAAGGCTGCGGGAAGGTGTATGGCAAGACGTCGCACCTGCGGGCCCACCTGCGCTGGCACACCGGGGAGAGGCCGTTTGTGTGTAACTGGATCTTTTGCGGCAAGAGGTTCACCCGGAGCGACGAGCTGCAGAGACAccggagaacacacacag GAGAGAAGCGTTTCGAGTGTCCTGAATGCTCCAAGCGCTTCATGCGCAGCGACCACCTCTCCAAGCACATCAAGACCCACCAGAACAAGAAGGGCGGAGCAGCGGTGGCAATCATCACCACTGAAGACATGGAGGAAGATGCCGCCGAAGGCCTGGGCGCTTCTCCTCAAATTGTTGCTGTGGCAACCCTCTCACGTGACTCTGACCCTGCCACGCCCACCACCTCTAATCacctggaggaagaggaggagtttGAATAG